GGCAGCCATCAGCCAGCAGCACAGCCTCCAGGTAGTAACGCCCAGTGACATCAAGAGGCCCCTCCCGGAGAGGCTGCACAGCAACGTAGACTAGCCGCCCACCGCCCTCATAGGGCGAGACAAGCATGTCAACGCTATAGAGCCCGTCGCCGAGGATAATAGGCTGCTCGACCTTGAGGCCGACACGGCTCCACCGGGGCCCAGCCCCCGCCGCTTCACCCAACCCCGCCACCCCCAGGAGACCCGCCGCCCCTCCTCGCCGGGGCGGTGATAATACTCCAGAATGCGAACATTACATGCATGCGTAGCACACATCCTTCTTCCGCGTTAAACCCGGTATTACTTCCAGCGAGAGACTGGTTATAACCCTAGTGCAACAAGTGCACGGGCCGCAATACGGGCCTAGGAATAACACCCCGGAACCACGATGCAATAACCCTGTAAGGCCCTAGTATCAGTGCCTATGCATTCCACGGGAAGTCCACAGGCTAAATAGAGCGTAAGTGTGCACCAGGAGACACCATGAGCGGCAGCATGCAGGGGCCGCGCATTGTATCTACGATAGCCGCGGCCTGGCAATAAGCCAGGTCTACCCTTTGCACCCCCTCCTTTCGGCGCAGTAGCGACGCTATACAGCAGCTATTACCAAGAACGCCTCAGGGTCAGCAGAACGTGGTCGGCAACGCCCCCACCTACTCGAGTCGCAGATTCAATCCTTCAATCCTAATGTTACCCTAAGTTATAGGTTATAGTTGGTAATTATAGTTGGTAATATTGTGTCATATGCGGTAGAGGCGGCAGAGGGTCTCTGAGGGTTATATAGCCCAGGGGTGGCTGGTGCGGCTCCGTGCGGGTGCCCCAGTTGGCTGTAGCGTGCAAAGACCTATGCAGCTCGCTCAGCGGCCTCGTAGCGGTTGACGAGCCTGCCCAGGGTCTGGGGATACGCGTAGCCTACAGCCTCGCCTGGGGCAGGCCCGTAGAGGAGCTCGACGCCGGGGTTCTCCGCGGCGAGGAGGAGCGGCTCCTCCGGGAGCTCAGAGAGGGGTATAGCCTCGAGACGCTCCGCGGCGACCCGGTGGTCCGGGCGTACCGGGACTTCTACTGGAGAATAGGCATCGACCCGACCAAGACCCGGCCTAGCAGCGAGGCCCTGGTGCGGAGGGCGCTGAGGGGCCGCTGGCCCCGGGTGAACCCCGTGGTGGACGCGGGGAACATAGCCTCGGCCCGCTACATGGTGCCCATAGGGCTCTACGACGCCGAGCGGTTCAGGCCGCCGGCCCGGATAACCCTAGCCCGTGGCGGCGAGCTGTTCAACCCGATCGGCGGCAACCCGGAGCGGCTCGGCGAGGGCACGCCTATCATGGTGGACGCTGGGGGCGTGGTGATGCACCTCTACCCGCACCGCGACAGCAGGGAGACCATGGTCCGGCCCGAGACCAGGTGCATCCTCATCCTCGCAGCCGGGGTGCCCGGGGTCGAGCAGCAGAGGCTAGAGGCGGCTGTCAGGGAGGTGCAGAGGCTCCTAGGCCTCCTAGGCTGGCAGAGCTGCCCAGAGACGGCCCACGCCCCGTAGCGGGCCCGGAGCCAGGGGGGCCGCGGGGAGAGGGGCAGCGGTGCTCGCCTGGATACTCGCAGCACTAGCGGCGGGTACGCTGCTCGGCCTAGCGCTAGCCCGCCGCGGCCTATACAGCCGCGTAGGCCGCGCCGTGGACGCGGCCCTAGCAGCCATGGTCTACGCTATAGTGCTCCTCGTGGGCCTAGAGGCTGGGGCCAGCCTGCGGGGCAGCAGCGGCGAGGCCCTAGCGAGGATAGCGGCTTCGAGCATAGTGCTCGCAGCGGCGACGGCGGTGGCGAGCCTCGCAGCAGCGATAGTCGTCCTCCGGCTAGCCGGCCGCCGGCCCCAGGCTAGCCTTCCCCCCTAGCCGGGCAGTCTGCCCCGAGCCGCCTGGCCAGCTCTAGCCGGTCCCTGGTCAGCGGCGCGTTCACGTCCACGACGAGGCTGTCTTCGAGGGCCTCGGCCCAGTGCGGGACGCCAGGCGGTATCACCTCGTAGTCGCCGGGCCCGAGCACCCGCTCCCCGCGGCCCTCTACGCCGAGCAGGAGCCTCCCCCGGAGGCAGAACGTGGCCTGCACCGACGGATGGCTGTGCCGGGGGACCCGGGCGCCGCGCCGTATCCTAGACTCCATGACCACTAGGTCCCGGCTGCAGTAGGCTATCCGGGAGCATACGCCCTCCAGGAGCTCCCGGCACCAGTCCAAGCTAATCCCCGGGATAGAGCCCACGAGCTGGCCACCGGCTAAATAGAGTGGCTCGGCAGGGCTAGCCGGCTAGTAGCGCTATCGCCGCCGGGGCTGCTAGGGTCAGGGCGACGCCGTGGACAAGGGCTACGGCGGCCTCGTAGGCGCCCCCATGGAGCGCTACCACGGGGAGCCCGGTGTCCATGGTGGTGGCGCCGCCTACTGCTATTGCTTGTAGCCGTAGCCCGCGGCGGGCTAGAGCCGGGTATAGGGCTATGTGGAGGCTCTCCCTGAACAGGTTCGCGAGGAATGCAACCACGCCCAGGCCCGGGTCGATCCTGGCCAAGGCGGGGCCTGCGAGGCTATACCAGCCAGCAGCCGCGCCTATCGCGGCAGCCGGCCTGGGCGGCGCTAGCCCGGTCACCGCCGCTACTACCGCGGCTGAAGCGGCGCTGGAGACAAGGGTTGCTACAGCCAGTAGTAGCCCCTGGAGCCCGGCGCTGCGCAGCCTCATCCTCTGCCCAGGGAGCTGGCCGCCGATAGCCAGCCCGGCCGCGAAGACGAGGACGACCAGGAGCGGGTCGAAGACCCCCGAGGGCGCCGTGTAGCCAGCATAGCCGAGAGCTATGCCGGCTGCTAGCACTGCTAGCGTCGTGGCCGGCTGTAGCAGTGCCAAGCCAGCGAGACACCCCAGGAGCGGCCCCGGGGCCCCCTGGGGTTTGGATACCTAGCGTCCGCGGGGCGTGGGGGACCGCTTGGTACGGAGGCCCGTGTACTGTAGCGGGGCTGCGAGGGTATTGCGTGTAGTCTGGTGTAACACGGGGTTGACTGGTGCACCACGTGGGGAGACTATAGAAGGGTATCCCCGTGCACCACACAGCCCGGTGAACACAGAGTGGAGACTAGGACGCTCCTCGTAGCGGCTGTAATCCTCGTAGTCATAGCGGGCGTGGCAGCCTTCACTCTCATGAAGGGCGGTGAGCAGGCAGCCCCAGCAGCCGAGAAGGCAGCGCCAGAGACCACAGCGGCCCCGGCCGCCGAGACTACGGCCGCTGAGACGGCTGCCCAGAAGCTTGAGCGCAACAAGATCTGTGTCGTCTACGACATTGGTGGTCGCGGCGACCTAAGCTTCAACGACATGGCCTACCTCGGCGCCAAGAAGGCGGCCAAGGACTTCGGCCTAGAGGTGGTCGAGGTCCAGAGTGCTACTGAGAGCGACTACTTGCCTAACCTGCGTACGCTGGCTAAGGACGGCAAGTGTGCCGTGATAGTAGCGGTAGGCTTCCTGATGACCGACGCTGTGAAGAAGGTTGCCGACGAGTATCCTGACCAGCTCTTCGCCATCATAGACGGCTACATACCAGACAAGCCCAACGTGCTGAGCGTCCTGTTCAAGGAGCATGAGGGCAGTGCTCTCGCCGGCGCGCTGGCCAGCATGGTGGCCCACTACTACGGCTGCAAGGCTGTGGGCGTTGTGCTGGGTATGGAGATACCGGTGCTCTACAAGTTCGAGGCTGGCTACTACTGGGGTATACGCTACGGCGAGAAGGTGTTCGAGCAGCACGAGGGCAAGAAGGTCGAGCCCCTAAGGATACTCTACACCTACACGGGCGCGTTCAACGACCCGGCCCGCGGCAAGACTGCGACTGAGGCCCAGCTGGGCCAGGGCGCCTGCGTGGTCTACAACGTGGCTGGCGCCACGGGCCTAGGCATCTTCGAGGCTGTGGCCGAGGCCGCTAAGAAGCAGGGCAAGGACATGGGCCCGCCGTTCGCCATAGGCGTAGACGCGGACCAGGACTGGATCAAGCCAGGCTTCATACTAGCTAGCATGATGAAGCGCGTAGACGTAGGCGTCTACAAGGCCGTAGAGAGGGCCCTTAAGTACTACAAGGGCGAGGTAGACAAGTACGGCGGCATAATGGAGCTAGGCCTCAAGGAGGGCGGCGTAGGCCTAAGCAAGCTAGAGGACCTAGAGACCTTCCTAGAGATAGCAGTAGAGGCTGGCAGCATTAAGCCCGAGCAGAAGCAGGAGATATACGAGAAGGTCAAGAAGATGAGGGAGCAGATACCCGGCTGGATCTGGGAGGAGGCCTACAAGCTAGCCGACATCCTCAAGGAGAACAAGGACATAGAGGTCATGGGCCTAAAGTTCAGCGACATAGAGAGCATGATACCGATGGACGCCAACGAGATACAGAAGGTACGCGAACAGCTACAGGTAGGCTAGCCCCACTCCATACACACGCCACACCCAAGCTAAACCGGGTTTTTAGCCCCTCCACTCGCGTCCGCCAGCCTCTCCTTCCCTGTTCTCTGCCCACCTTGCTCCTCACGGTATCCACGCTGAGGGACGCATATACGCAGCCGGGAACAGACCCCCGGGGCTTCTCCACAGCACCACAGCCTGGTCACATGGCTGTACGCGGAGGCGAGCCGCCGGCCAAGCGGGCCTATAGAGGAGGCCACGACAACCAATAATCCTACTCTATGCAATATTTCAGTTAAACCGGCCCGTGGTAAAGGTGCCGGAAAGCCTTGGAGCCAGGCGAACGCAGCAAGAAGTGCATCTACATACAGCTACGCAAGCTCATAATAAAGAACTTTAAGAGCATACACGAGCTCGAGCTGGAGCTGCAGCCAGGCCTAAACGTGCTCGTCGGCAGCAATGCCTCCGGTAAGACGAACATACTGGAAGCGGTAAGCTTCATGTACAAAGCACTCGTAGAAGCAGCCGAGAGGATACCCTATAGGCCGCATGCGCCGCAGTACTGGTCACCCCTAGACATAGTATACATGAAAGACCCCAATGCAGTCATGGCCCTAGGAATGGAGTTCGACATCTACACCCAGGCGGAAGACACATGGCTACGAATGCCAATAGGATTTACAGCAAACCTGGCATACAACCCAGGCACCGATACGCTAGAGCCCACGCTATACGAGCTAAACTTCGGCAACGCTACAAGGATACGGATAAGCAGACACGGCATAGAAGTTAG
The window above is part of the Pyrodictium abyssi genome. Proteins encoded here:
- a CDS encoding B3/4 domain-containing protein — encoded protein: MAVACKDLCSSLSGLVAVDEPAQGLGIRVAYSLAWGRPVEELDAGVLRGEEERLLRELREGYSLETLRGDPVVRAYRDFYWRIGIDPTKTRPSSEALVRRALRGRWPRVNPVVDAGNIASARYMVPIGLYDAERFRPPARITLARGGELFNPIGGNPERLGEGTPIMVDAGGVVMHLYPHRDSRETMVRPETRCILILAAGVPGVEQQRLEAAVREVQRLLGLLGWQSCPETAHAP
- a CDS encoding cupin domain-containing protein, producing the protein MDWCRELLEGVCSRIAYCSRDLVVMESRIRRGARVPRHSHPSVQATFCLRGRLLLGVEGRGERVLGPGDYEVIPPGVPHWAEALEDSLVVDVNAPLTRDRLELARRLGADCPARGEG
- a CDS encoding LysO family transporter, with the translated sequence MALLQPATTLAVLAAGIALGYAGYTAPSGVFDPLLVVLVFAAGLAIGGQLPGQRMRLRSAGLQGLLLAVATLVSSAASAAVVAAVTGLAPPRPAAAIGAAAGWYSLAGPALARIDPGLGVVAFLANLFRESLHIALYPALARRGLRLQAIAVGGATTMDTGLPVVALHGGAYEAAVALVHGVALTLAAPAAIALLAG
- a CDS encoding BMP family ABC transporter substrate-binding protein — protein: METRTLLVAAVILVVIAGVAAFTLMKGGEQAAPAAEKAAPETTAAPAAETTAAETAAQKLERNKICVVYDIGGRGDLSFNDMAYLGAKKAAKDFGLEVVEVQSATESDYLPNLRTLAKDGKCAVIVAVGFLMTDAVKKVADEYPDQLFAIIDGYIPDKPNVLSVLFKEHEGSALAGALASMVAHYYGCKAVGVVLGMEIPVLYKFEAGYYWGIRYGEKVFEQHEGKKVEPLRILYTYTGAFNDPARGKTATEAQLGQGACVVYNVAGATGLGIFEAVAEAAKKQGKDMGPPFAIGVDADQDWIKPGFILASMMKRVDVGVYKAVERALKYYKGEVDKYGGIMELGLKEGGVGLSKLEDLETFLEIAVEAGSIKPEQKQEIYEKVKKMREQIPGWIWEEAYKLADILKENKDIEVMGLKFSDIESMIPMDANEIQKVREQLQVG
- a CDS encoding AAA family ATPase, with the translated sequence MEPGERSKKCIYIQLRKLIIKNFKSIHELELELQPGLNVLVGSNASGKTNILEAVSFMYKALVEAAERIPYRPHAPQYWSPLDIVYMKDPNAVMALGMEFDIYTQAEDTWLRMPIGFTANLAYNPGTDTLEPTLYELNFGNATRIRISRHGIEVRIRRDVLEKAKEVIKNDGVDIELEYQEEDSEVIVYIEPEGARPGVLTPANAASMFWKSTKSMMERNGGSLKTIS